The following are from one region of the Rhodothermales bacterium genome:
- a CDS encoding DUF899 family protein, with product MTLRFPNESEEYRRARDELVQAEKGLRDHIERVAQQRRALPSGGLLKEDYGFEELVDGQVTKTRFSDLFGEDHDTLFLYSFMYAPSMASACPSCTSILDGLDGQVRHLDQSISTAIVAKHDIRTFHEHGASRGWSRLRLLSSEKNSYQADYLGESDGRQITIGNVFHRQGREIRHFWGSELVYHPLEGGHPRHVDLIWPLWNVLDLTPGGRGNFGPRLSYENSGRS from the coding sequence ATGACTCTCCGTTTCCCTAACGAGTCTGAGGAGTACCGCAGGGCGAGGGACGAACTGGTGCAGGCCGAAAAGGGGCTACGCGACCACATTGAGCGGGTTGCGCAGCAGCGGCGCGCTCTGCCCTCCGGTGGCCTGTTGAAGGAAGACTACGGGTTCGAAGAACTGGTAGACGGTCAGGTGACCAAGACCAGGTTTTCGGACTTGTTTGGCGAAGATCACGACACGCTGTTTCTGTACAGCTTCATGTATGCTCCGTCGATGGCGTCAGCCTGTCCAAGTTGCACGTCCATCCTGGACGGGCTGGACGGCCAAGTTCGGCATCTGGACCAAAGCATCAGTACCGCGATCGTCGCGAAGCACGATATCCGCACGTTCCATGAACACGGGGCATCTAGGGGGTGGTCGCGGTTGCGGCTGCTGTCGTCGGAGAAGAACAGCTACCAGGCCGACTACCTTGGCGAATCCGATGGTCGGCAGATTACGATCGGCAACGTCTTCCACCGTCAGGGTCGGGAGATTCGGCACTTCTGGGGATCGGAGCTGGTGTACCATCCACTCGAGGGAGGTCACCCTCGTCACGTCGACCTCATTTGGCCTCTTTGGAACGTGCTCGACTTGACCCCCGGAGGGCGTGGTAACTTCGGGCCTCGACTTTCCTACGAGAACTCGGGCCGCAGCTGA